A region of the Deinococcus misasensis DSM 22328 genome:
CCTGCAAGCCCGTCGGGGTGAACGGGTGATTCTGAAAACCTATCTGGAACGGGAGTATTACAAACCCATCAGTGTGCTGGTGCCGGGCTACAACGAGGAGGCCACCATTGTGGCTTCGGTGCATTCTTTTTTGAACCTGCAATACCCCGAGTTTGAAGTGATTGTGATCAATGACGGATCAAAAGACCAGACCATGCAGGTCCTGATCGAGGAATTTGGGCTGGAAGCCACCATGGAATACCCTTCCAGAATCCTTTCCACGCAGGAAATCCGGGGCCTTTACCGTGCCCCTGCCCATCCCAACTTGCTGGTGATCGACAAGGCCAACGGAGGCAAAGCTGACGCCCTCAACGCAGGCATCGTGTATGCCACCAAACCCCTGTTCTGTGCGGTGGATGCAGACAGTTTGCTGGAGGCCGAAGCCCTTTTGCGGGTGGCCCGGCAGTTTCTGGAAGACGACTCTCTGGTGGCGGTGGGGGGCACCATTCGGGTGCTCAACGGTGCCGATTTTGCAGGGGATGTGGTGGAAACCCTGCATGCCCCGAGAAGCTGGATGGAACGCATTCAGGTCGTGGAGTACACCCGGGCTTTTCTGGCTGGAAGGTCCACCTTCAGTGAACTGGGGGTGCTTTTGATCATCTCTGGTGCTTTTGGACTGTTTTCCAGAAAGGCTGTGCTGGATGTGGGCGGTTACCGCACCGACACCGTGGGTGAAGACATGGAACTGGTGGTCCGCTTGCACCGCGAAATGCGTGAAAAACGCAAACCCTACAGTGTGCGCTACATGATGGATCCCATCTGCTGGACGCAGGTCCCCAACGATTGGGGCACCCTCAAACGCCAGAGGAACCGCTGGCACCGTGGACTTCTGGAAACCCTCTGGAGGCACCGCCGGATGTTTCTGAATCCCCGTTATGGCCGGATCGGGTTTTTCAGCATGCCGTTTTATCTGATTTTTGAAGCCCTCGCACCCCTGATTGAAATTCTGGGTTATGTGTTCATGGTGTATCTGGCGGTCACAGGGCAACTGAACCTGATTTTTGCTGTGGGTTTTCTGGTGATGGCATTGCTGTATGGGGTGCTGGTCAGCGTGGCCTCTCTGGGCATCGAGGGCTTCATGGTGAAACGCTATGCCAGCCAGAAAGACCGGGCCAGAATCATGCTGGCAACCATCGTGGAACAACTGGGTTACCGGCAGATTCTGGCGTGGGAAAGGGTCAAGGCTTTTGTGGACCTGTACCGCAAAAAAGGACAGTGGGGTTCCATGACCCGGCAAAAAATCCCAAGGTGAAGTTCAGCCCAATTCTGCGCACAGGCCCAGCAAACGGTCGTCTTCTCCGTGGGGCAGCATCACCTGCATGCCCACACTGACCCCCCTGAGCGGCAAAGGCACACTGACCACCGGAATGCCCAACATGCTCCATGGACTGGTGACGCGCAAAAAAGCCTGCCGGAGGGGCACTTTGCCCTCTGGAAGCTCGATGCTGTCTTCTCCGAGCAGAGGGGCAATGCAGGGCACCGCCGGAGCAATCAGCACATCGTACTGGTGGAAAAGGCCTTTGAGGTCACGCAGGCACATTTGCCTTTCTTGCATGGCAGACAGGTACTGCACAGCGCTGA
Encoded here:
- a CDS encoding glycosyltransferase family 2 protein; protein product: MSFLPLLEVLILLYFAVLNSIYAISVLIASRVMILQARRGERVILKTYLEREYYKPISVLVPGYNEEATIVASVHSFLNLQYPEFEVIVINDGSKDQTMQVLIEEFGLEATMEYPSRILSTQEIRGLYRAPAHPNLLVIDKANGGKADALNAGIVYATKPLFCAVDADSLLEAEALLRVARQFLEDDSLVAVGGTIRVLNGADFAGDVVETLHAPRSWMERIQVVEYTRAFLAGRSTFSELGVLLIISGAFGLFSRKAVLDVGGYRTDTVGEDMELVVRLHREMREKRKPYSVRYMMDPICWTQVPNDWGTLKRQRNRWHRGLLETLWRHRRMFLNPRYGRIGFFSMPFYLIFEALAPLIEILGYVFMVYLAVTGQLNLIFAVGFLVMALLYGVLVSVASLGIEGFMVKRYASQKDRARIMLATIVEQLGYRQILAWERVKAFVDLYRKKGQWGSMTRQKIPR